From the Paenibacillus sp. MMS20-IR301 genome, the window TAATCCGGCGGATTAAGGAGCATATATCATGTTGCAGAGGATTAGACGGATCGACGGTTCCATTGTGCTGATTCTGTTCATGCTGATGGGTGTCAGTATTTTATCGATATACAGCGTGACCCACGGAAGAGGCGAGTTGGACGGTACACATATAAAGATGATCATATATTACGGACTGGGCTTTATTGCGTTTATGCTGCTGGCCCTGTTTGATTACCGCCTGATTGTCCGGTACGGGCTTTATATTTATATCCTCGGTATCGGTATTCTGCTGCTGGTCAGCCTGATCGGTAAGGTGAAGAACGGCGCGCAGGGATGGATAGGGATTGGAGACCTGAGCATTCAGCCGGCAGAGCTGTTTAAGCTGATTCTGATTATTTTTCTGACCACAGTACTCGTACGCAAAAATAGAAATCCGCTGCGTTTCTGGCGTGATGTGCTGCCGCTCGGCCTGATCGCCTTAATGCCCTTTGCACTGGTCATTATCCAGAACGATCTGGGCAATGCACTCAGCTATATCGTGATCCTGGTTGGGCTTTTGTGGATTGGAAATGTCAGGTTCTCCCACGCCCTGATTGGGCTGATTGTAGCGGGGGGCGCTGTGCTGGGCTTCATTCTGTGCTATATCAACTATCATGAGCAGACGGTAGATTTTATAGAGCAGACGCTGGGCAGGGATCACTTCGTCAGGCGCTTTGATCCTTGGCTGGTGCCGGACCTGGCAAGCAGTGATGCCAGCTATCAGACCAGAAATGCCAAGACGGCGATTGCCTCGGGCGGCCTGGGCGGGGAGGGATATCTGCAGGGAGGTACAGTGCAGAGCGACCGGGTGCCCTATCTGTACTCTGAATCAATCTTTGTGCAGATCGGCGAAGAGTTCGGCTTTCTGGGTTCGGCTGCGGTACTCATGCTCTTTTTCATTCTGATCCACAGGTTAATCCTCATTGCCCTCGATTGCAGGGACCGCGGCGGCCCCTTTCTGATTGTGGGAATTGTCGCGATGCTGCTCTATCAGATCCTGGAGAATATCGGGGCAATGATCGGTCTGATGCCGCTGACGGGAATTACGCTGCCGTTCATCAGCTACGGGGGGACATCCCTGTTGATCAATATGGCCTGTATGGGTATTGCCATGAGTGTAAGGCTGTACGGACAGGATGTGGACGATGGTCTGCCGCTGCCGTCCGGCGGAAATAAG encodes:
- a CDS encoding FtsW/RodA/SpoVE family cell cycle protein — its product is MLQRIRRIDGSIVLILFMLMGVSILSIYSVTHGRGELDGTHIKMIIYYGLGFIAFMLLALFDYRLIVRYGLYIYILGIGILLLVSLIGKVKNGAQGWIGIGDLSIQPAELFKLILIIFLTTVLVRKNRNPLRFWRDVLPLGLIALMPFALVIIQNDLGNALSYIVILVGLLWIGNVRFSHALIGLIVAGGAVLGFILCYINYHEQTVDFIEQTLGRDHFVRRFDPWLVPDLASSDASYQTRNAKTAIASGGLGGEGYLQGGTVQSDRVPYLYSESIFVQIGEEFGFLGSAAVLMLFFILIHRLILIALDCRDRGGPFLIVGIVAMLLYQILENIGAMIGLMPLTGITLPFISYGGTSLLINMACMGIAMSVRLYGQDVDDGLPLPSGGNKGEAALFKL